A window of Desulforegulaceae bacterium contains these coding sequences:
- a CDS encoding aldo/keto reductase, whose product MNFLNLGSTDIKISKIIMGTWQTGKQMWTGIQDSDSIEAITTAYENNITTFDTAEMYGKGHSERILGKALKNVRDKVIIATKAAPHNLSKEKLVSACEKSLKNLDTDYIDLYQIHWPAGSFGSKRIPVSETLEAMKKLKEQGKIRAIGVSNFSREQLKEALNFSRIDSVQPPYSILWRHIEKDLMPFCLENKITILSYSSMAQGLLSGKFKKDHKFDKKDNRASNKLFQGETFEKALEIIEDLKPIASNLGISLSELALAWVKKHENTAAIAGARNKEQSKENSKALNIDLSLEIMDFINKKSKDFISLTEESPIMWG is encoded by the coding sequence ATGAATTTTTTAAACCTTGGGTCAACTGATATTAAAATTTCAAAGATTATAATGGGAACCTGGCAGACAGGAAAGCAAATGTGGACAGGGATTCAGGATTCAGACAGCATTGAGGCAATAACAACTGCCTATGAGAACAATATCACAACTTTTGACACCGCTGAAATGTATGGGAAAGGTCATTCAGAAAGAATTCTTGGAAAAGCCCTTAAAAATGTAAGAGACAAAGTTATTATTGCAACTAAAGCTGCTCCCCACAACCTTTCAAAGGAAAAACTTGTTTCAGCCTGTGAAAAGTCATTAAAAAATCTTGATACTGATTATATAGATCTTTATCAGATTCACTGGCCTGCAGGAAGTTTCGGCTCCAAAAGAATTCCTGTTTCAGAAACCCTTGAAGCAATGAAAAAACTTAAGGAACAAGGAAAAATAAGAGCTATAGGAGTTTCAAACTTTTCCAGGGAGCAATTAAAAGAAGCCTTGAACTTTTCCCGGATAGATTCTGTTCAGCCGCCCTACTCGATTTTATGGAGGCATATTGAAAAAGATTTAATGCCTTTTTGCTTAGAAAATAAGATCACAATACTTTCATATTCATCAATGGCCCAAGGGCTTTTATCAGGCAAATTTAAAAAAGACCATAAATTTGACAAAAAAGATAACCGAGCCTCAAATAAACTTTTCCAAGGCGAAACTTTTGAAAAAGCCCTTGAAATTATTGAAGACCTGAAACCAATTGCATCCAACCTTGGTATTTCACTTTCAGAACTTGCCCTTGCCTGGGTAAAAAAGCATGAAAACACCGCTGCAATTGCCGGGGCTAGAAATAAAGAACAGTCAAAGGAAAACTCAAAAGCATTAAACATAGACCTTTCTTTAGAAATTATGGATTTTATAAATAAAAAATCAAAAGACTTTATCAGTTTAACAGAAGAAAGCCCTATAATGTGGGGATAA
- a CDS encoding heavy metal translocating P-type ATPase, translating to MKNYRIPINGMHCNNCAASVEKKISKLESPENINVSYADESLNFSLKKENPEVLHQINNSVIDAGFKLLTKTSFLKISGMHCTNCSMSIEKNLNSIFGIIIANVNLGDETLAIEYIDSIISIDEIIKKIESIGFKAFEIKDNEDFLSQDLKEAKNQKIKFITGLVFTIPLFLVSMTADMTNLLPSYPESFLMGLLLFILATPVQFFTGFDYYKGAYTSLKNGSSNMDVLVALGSSAAYFYSTVILFTSFKGDHLYFETSAVIITLIKLGKMLEARTKGKTGEAVKKLLDLTPKKVLKENKDGTTESKNLSEIEVNDIIIVKPGENIPVDGEIVYGKSAINESMLTGESLPADKNPGDLVTGGTLNINGLIKIKATAIGKDSVLAKIVEIVRHAQGSKAPVQEVADRVAAVFVPFVIISAIITFSIWYFFTGDFTASIVRLTAVLVIACPCALGLATPTALMAGAGKGAVSGVLFKSGKAIQKLASVKTIIIDKTGTLTKGEPSVLNIYKIDKDFDEEKLLSIATSIEKNSNHPVSSAITKKGISENAEIIECSDFEEVGGMGVKGKIENIEYKIGKPGWFDNLPKKALSILETVYSRGNTPAVLSANNSIKGVFEIHDEIKEDSKQAIKELKNLGLKITLLTGDNEKTAANTAKTLGIDDYIAEATPDSKAKLVKDYQAKYGFAAMVGDGINDAPALATAHSGIALGTGTDVAIESADIILPGHKMRLLPYCIRLSKKTLKTIKLNLFWAFVYNILLIPIAAGILAPFPEMPDWIRQLNPMVAAFAMSMSSIMVVSSSLLLYKSRDNIN from the coding sequence GTGAAAAACTACAGAATTCCAATTAATGGAATGCATTGCAACAACTGTGCTGCCAGTGTTGAAAAAAAAATCTCTAAACTTGAATCCCCAGAAAATATAAATGTAAGCTATGCTGATGAATCCTTAAATTTCAGTTTAAAAAAAGAAAACCCGGAAGTTTTACATCAAATAAACAACTCTGTAATAGATGCCGGATTCAAACTTCTAACAAAAACAAGTTTTTTAAAAATTTCAGGAATGCACTGCACAAATTGTTCAATGAGCATAGAGAAAAATCTCAACTCTATATTTGGAATTATCATTGCAAACGTAAACCTTGGAGATGAAACTCTTGCAATAGAATACATTGATTCAATCATTTCAATTGATGAGATTATAAAAAAAATTGAGTCCATAGGATTTAAAGCCTTTGAAATAAAAGATAATGAAGACTTTCTTTCACAAGACTTAAAAGAAGCTAAAAATCAAAAAATTAAATTTATAACAGGCCTTGTTTTTACCATACCTTTATTCCTTGTTTCCATGACAGCTGATATGACCAATCTTCTTCCTTCATATCCTGAGTCTTTTTTAATGGGTCTGCTTCTTTTCATTCTTGCAACACCGGTTCAGTTTTTCACTGGCTTTGATTATTATAAAGGTGCATACACCAGTCTTAAAAACGGGTCTTCCAATATGGATGTTCTTGTGGCTCTTGGTTCCTCGGCTGCATATTTTTATTCTACAGTGATCTTATTTACTTCTTTCAAAGGGGACCATCTTTATTTTGAAACGTCAGCAGTTATAATAACTCTTATCAAGCTTGGTAAAATGCTTGAAGCAAGAACAAAAGGAAAAACAGGAGAAGCTGTAAAAAAACTTTTAGATCTTACTCCCAAAAAGGTTTTAAAGGAAAATAAAGACGGAACAACTGAAAGCAAAAATCTTTCAGAAATAGAAGTTAACGATATTATTATTGTAAAACCAGGTGAAAACATCCCTGTTGACGGAGAAATTGTTTATGGAAAGTCCGCTATTAACGAATCCATGCTCACAGGTGAGTCTCTTCCTGCTGATAAAAACCCAGGAGACCTTGTAACAGGTGGAACTTTAAACATAAACGGATTAATAAAAATAAAAGCAACAGCTATAGGAAAAGATAGTGTTCTTGCAAAAATAGTTGAAATTGTAAGGCATGCACAAGGCAGTAAAGCCCCTGTTCAAGAAGTTGCAGACAGAGTTGCCGCTGTTTTTGTCCCATTTGTAATTATTTCAGCAATTATTACTTTTTCCATCTGGTATTTTTTTACAGGCGATTTTACAGCTTCAATTGTAAGGCTAACAGCAGTTCTTGTGATAGCATGCCCATGTGCTCTTGGGCTTGCAACCCCAACAGCACTTATGGCAGGAGCAGGAAAAGGAGCTGTTTCAGGGGTTTTATTCAAGTCAGGCAAAGCTATTCAAAAACTTGCTTCAGTAAAAACTATTATTATTGATAAAACCGGAACTCTTACAAAAGGTGAACCCTCTGTTTTAAATATTTATAAAATTGACAAGGATTTTGATGAAGAAAAACTGCTAAGCATAGCAACCTCAATTGAAAAAAACTCAAACCACCCTGTTTCTTCTGCTATTACAAAAAAAGGAATCAGTGAAAATGCAGAAATAATTGAATGCTCAGACTTTGAAGAGGTCGGCGGAATGGGTGTAAAGGGGAAAATTGAAAATATTGAATACAAAATCGGAAAACCAGGATGGTTTGACAACCTGCCCAAAAAAGCTCTTTCAATTCTTGAGACTGTTTATTCAAGGGGAAACACTCCCGCTGTTTTATCGGCTAACAATTCAATTAAGGGAGTTTTTGAAATTCATGATGAAATAAAAGAAGACTCCAAACAAGCAATTAAAGAACTTAAAAATCTAGGCTTAAAAATCACCCTTCTTACAGGCGACAATGAAAAGACAGCTGCTAATACAGCAAAAACACTTGGGATTGATGATTATATTGCTGAAGCTACACCAGATTCAAAGGCAAAACTTGTAAAAGATTACCAGGCTAAATACGGATTTGCTGCAATGGTAGGTGACGGAATAAACGATGCACCAGCACTTGCAACAGCACATTCAGGAATAGCCCTTGGAACAGGAACTGATGTTGCTATAGAATCTGCTGATATAATTCTTCCAGGACATAAAATGAGACTTTTGCCCTATTGTATAAGGCTTAGCAAAAAAACTCTTAAGACTATAAAATTGAACCTTTTCTGGGCTTTTGTCTACAATATCCTTCTTATTCCTATTGCAGCAGGGATACTTGCCCCATTCCCTGAAATGCCAGATTGGATTAGGCAACTCAACCCTATGGTTGCAGCATTTGCAATGAGCATGAGCAGCATAATGGTTGTAAGCAGCAGTCTTTTACTCTACAAAAGCAGGGATAATATTAACTGA
- the metE gene encoding 5-methyltetrahydropteroyltriglutamate--homocysteine S-methyltransferase, giving the protein MKSHILGFPSIGEKRELKKALESFWKKEISFQDLENKAEGIKIFNWELQKSSGLTYVTTGDFSLYDNILDTTSMLGLVPSRFGFKRENIYPKYYFDMARGNQKKNILPLEMKKWFNTNYHYMVPEFEKNLRPLKSSQKIISETRLCSQLGYNPKPVLTGAFTYLLSGNEIKGFERFELLDEILNIYCEIVKELSNYTDLIQIDEPILSTDIDVNIKKDFKCFYKKLKKASGNSKIMIASYFDELRENLDLIFDCGIDGIHFDFVNQNKDLEKLSSDLPENMFLSLGIINGKNVWINNLENSIEILSGFKKRFKNEIMVSTSCSLKHVPVNLENETLMDENIKSLFSFAKQKIIETSFLGRALDGNIDNTFLEKNKKAFEFKKSSKKLNIERVRTRVKNITDQMFERKSPFEKRIKIQKEKLNLPIFPVTTIGSFPQTPDIRKQRQKFKKGDISKSEYNNFIESKIDEMIDFQEKTGLDVFVHGEPERNDMVEYFGENLEGFIISQNGWVQSYGSRCVKPPVIYGDIERLSPVTLNWINYASSKTDKIVKGMLTGPVTIYCWSFPRDDISKKEILFQLGLAIRDEVCDLEKSGIKIIQIDEAALREGLPLRKSKHEDYLETAVNSFCLASSGVGDETQIHTHMCYSEFNSIIEWIAKMDADVITIEASRSKMKLLDAFKKFNYPNEAGPGVYDIHSPRIPETEEIVNLLKLALETVPANKLWVNPDCGLKTRGWDETEKSLKNLVKAAQILRKEYENIII; this is encoded by the coding sequence ATGAAGTCACACATTTTAGGATTTCCCTCAATAGGGGAAAAAAGAGAGCTTAAAAAGGCCCTTGAGTCGTTTTGGAAAAAAGAAATTTCATTTCAAGATCTTGAAAACAAAGCTGAAGGTATCAAAATTTTTAACTGGGAATTACAAAAGTCCAGCGGATTAACTTATGTTACCACAGGTGATTTTTCTCTTTATGATAATATCCTTGATACTACCTCAATGCTTGGGCTTGTTCCTTCTAGATTTGGATTTAAAAGGGAAAATATTTATCCAAAGTATTATTTTGACATGGCAAGGGGGAATCAGAAAAAAAATATTTTACCCCTTGAAATGAAAAAATGGTTTAATACAAATTATCATTATATGGTTCCTGAGTTTGAAAAAAACTTAAGACCTTTAAAATCTTCACAAAAAATTATTTCTGAAACAAGGCTTTGCAGTCAACTTGGTTATAATCCAAAACCTGTTCTTACAGGAGCCTTTACCTATCTTTTGTCAGGAAATGAAATAAAGGGGTTTGAAAGGTTTGAACTTCTTGATGAAATTTTAAATATTTATTGTGAAATAGTAAAAGAGCTTTCAAATTATACAGATCTTATTCAGATTGATGAGCCAATTCTTTCAACTGATATTGATGTAAATATAAAAAAAGATTTTAAGTGTTTTTACAAAAAACTTAAAAAAGCGTCCGGGAATTCAAAAATAATGATTGCATCATATTTTGATGAATTAAGGGAAAATTTAGATCTTATTTTTGACTGTGGTATTGATGGAATACATTTTGATTTTGTTAATCAAAATAAAGATCTGGAAAAATTAAGTTCAGATCTGCCTGAAAATATGTTTTTATCCCTTGGAATTATAAACGGAAAAAATGTCTGGATAAATAACCTTGAAAATTCAATTGAAATTTTAAGCGGTTTTAAAAAAAGATTTAAAAATGAAATTATGGTTTCTACTTCATGTTCGCTTAAACATGTTCCTGTAAATCTTGAAAATGAAACTTTAATGGATGAAAATATTAAATCTCTTTTTTCATTTGCAAAACAAAAAATTATTGAAACTTCATTTCTTGGCAGGGCATTGGATGGAAATATTGATAATACTTTTCTTGAGAAAAATAAAAAAGCCTTTGAATTTAAAAAAAGCAGCAAAAAGTTAAATATTGAAAGAGTTCGAACCAGAGTAAAAAATATTACAGATCAAATGTTTGAAAGAAAATCTCCTTTTGAAAAGAGAATAAAAATTCAAAAAGAAAAATTAAATCTACCTATTTTTCCTGTAACAACAATTGGTTCTTTTCCACAGACTCCAGATATAAGAAAGCAAAGACAAAAATTCAAAAAAGGGGATATTTCAAAATCAGAATATAATAATTTCATTGAGTCTAAAATTGATGAAATGATAGATTTTCAGGAAAAAACAGGGCTTGATGTTTTTGTCCATGGTGAACCTGAGCGAAATGACATGGTTGAATATTTTGGTGAAAATCTGGAAGGTTTTATAATTAGTCAAAATGGGTGGGTTCAAAGTTATGGAAGCAGATGTGTAAAGCCTCCTGTAATTTATGGGGATATTGAAAGACTAAGTCCTGTAACTTTAAACTGGATTAATTATGCTTCCTCAAAAACAGACAAAATAGTCAAGGGGATGCTCACAGGGCCTGTTACAATTTATTGCTGGAGTTTTCCAAGGGATGATATTTCAAAAAAAGAGATTTTATTTCAGCTTGGTCTTGCAATAAGAGATGAAGTTTGTGATCTGGAAAAATCAGGAATTAAAATAATTCAGATTGACGAAGCTGCTTTAAGAGAAGGGCTTCCTTTAAGAAAATCAAAACATGAAGATTACCTTGAAACAGCTGTTAATTCTTTTTGTCTTGCATCTTCAGGTGTTGGAGATGAAACTCAGATCCACACACATATGTGTTATAGTGAGTTTAATTCAATAATTGAGTGGATTGCAAAAATGGATGCAGATGTTATTACTATTGAAGCATCCAGAAGTAAAATGAAGCTTCTTGATGCATTCAAAAAATTTAATTATCCAAATGAAGCAGGGCCGGGCGTTTATGATATTCATTCCCCAAGAATTCCAGAAACCGAAGAAATTGTAAATCTTTTAAAACTTGCCCTTGAAACAGTTCCTGCCAACAAATTATGGGTAAATCCTGATTGCGGGCTTAAAACAAGGGGATGGGATGAAACTGAAAAGTCTCTTAAAAATTTAGTAAAGGCTGCTCAAATTTTGAGAAAAGAATATGAAAATATTATCATTTAA
- the hisF gene encoding imidazole glycerol phosphate synthase subunit HisF, whose translation MITILDYGAGNVRSIINAVKQFQSDIKIVKTPSDILSADKLIFPGVGNFESMIKILDEKNYIEPLKEFIRSGKPFFGICLGLHALLDESEESPHKKGLGIIKGKVKKFNTELSIPHMGWNGLNIQKDSFIFSELNKNDKFYFVHSYHASPENSSDILTTTNYGYEFTSAIQKDNIIATQFHPEKSGHAGLKIIENFISDKKIFSFFNTPTKGKGFAKRIIACLDVRSNDQGDLIVTKGDQYDVREKGDVRNLGKPVELAKRYYNEGADEITFLNITGFRDFPLKDLPMIEVLKKTSENVFVPLTIGGGIRDFTDKDNNFYSSLEVASQYFRSGADKISIGSDAVIIAEEYLKTKNKTGKSSIEQISAVYGSQAVVISIDPKKVYVNSPEDAKKHQVIKSDEKGPNGEEYCWYQCTVKGGREGRDIDAPTLAKICQELGAGEILVNSIDKDGTNSGFDINLINLVKKKVSIPVIASSGAGKVEHFEEVFSKTKVEAGLAAGIFHRKEVEIEDVKKHLEKTGVEVRKIY comes from the coding sequence ATGATAACAATACTTGATTATGGAGCAGGAAACGTAAGAAGCATTATAAATGCAGTAAAGCAGTTTCAATCAGATATTAAGATAGTGAAAACTCCTTCAGACATTTTATCCGCTGACAAACTTATTTTCCCTGGAGTTGGAAATTTTGAAAGCATGATAAAAATTCTTGATGAAAAAAATTACATTGAGCCTTTAAAAGAATTTATCAGGTCTGGTAAACCTTTTTTTGGAATCTGTCTTGGTCTTCACGCTCTTTTAGACGAAAGCGAAGAATCTCCACATAAAAAAGGTCTTGGTATAATTAAAGGAAAAGTCAAAAAGTTTAATACAGAACTTTCTATTCCCCATATGGGCTGGAACGGATTAAACATACAAAAAGATTCTTTTATTTTTTCTGAATTAAACAAAAATGATAAATTTTATTTTGTTCATTCCTATCATGCATCACCTGAAAACAGCTCAGATATTCTTACCACAACAAACTATGGTTATGAATTTACAAGTGCAATCCAAAAAGACAATATAATTGCTACCCAATTCCACCCTGAAAAAAGCGGCCATGCCGGTCTAAAGATTATAGAAAACTTTATTTCAGATAAAAAAATATTTTCTTTTTTTAATACTCCAACAAAGGGAAAAGGCTTTGCAAAAAGAATTATAGCCTGCCTTGATGTGAGGTCAAATGACCAGGGTGATCTTATAGTAACTAAAGGTGACCAATACGATGTAAGAGAAAAAGGTGATGTCAGAAATCTTGGTAAACCTGTTGAACTTGCCAAAAGATATTATAATGAAGGCGCTGATGAAATTACATTTTTAAATATAACTGGATTCAGGGATTTTCCCTTAAAAGATCTGCCCATGATAGAAGTCCTTAAAAAAACTTCTGAAAATGTTTTTGTACCCCTTACCATAGGCGGAGGAATACGGGATTTTACAGACAAAGATAATAATTTCTATTCTTCCCTTGAAGTTGCTTCACAATATTTCAGGTCAGGAGCAGATAAAATTTCCATTGGAAGTGATGCTGTAATTATTGCAGAAGAATATCTAAAAACAAAAAATAAAACAGGAAAGTCTTCAATAGAACAAATTTCAGCTGTTTATGGAAGTCAGGCTGTTGTAATTTCAATTGATCCTAAAAAAGTTTATGTTAACTCTCCTGAAGATGCAAAAAAACATCAGGTAATAAAATCAGATGAAAAAGGCCCAAACGGAGAAGAATACTGCTGGTATCAATGCACTGTAAAAGGTGGAAGAGAAGGAAGAGATATTGACGCTCCTACTCTAGCCAAAATCTGTCAGGAACTTGGTGCGGGTGAAATTCTTGTCAATTCAATAGACAAAGATGGAACTAACTCAGGTTTTGACATAAACCTTATAAACCTTGTGAAAAAAAAGGTTTCCATTCCTGTTATTGCTTCAAGTGGTGCTGGAAAAGTTGAACATTTTGAAGAGGTTTTTTCAAAAACAAAAGTTGAAGCAGGTCTTGCAGCAGGAATTTTTCATAGAAAAGAAGTTGAAATTGAAGATGTAAAAAAACACCTTGAAAAAACAGGTGTTGAGGTTAGAAAAATTTACTGA
- a CDS encoding cold-shock protein: protein MASGTVKWFNDSKGFGFIEQENGTDVFVHHTGINSTGFKSLREGAKVTFDIQEGPKGPSAINVTE from the coding sequence ATGGCAAGTGGAACAGTAAAATGGTTTAACGACTCAAAAGGATTTGGTTTTATTGAACAAGAAAATGGAACTGACGTTTTTGTTCATCACACAGGAATTAACAGCACAGGTTTCAAATCACTTCGTGAAGGAGCTAAAGTTACATTTGATATTCAGGAAGGCCCAAAAGGCCCTTCAGCTATCAACGTAACTGAATAA
- a CDS encoding FAD-binding dehydrogenase, which produces MPHLAKKYTTDIVIVGGGIAGLAAAFELLDTGKKILILDRDNQEKLGGLAKESFGGILAVDTPLQRKSGIKDSFELAYQDWKRYANFDSNSQLQKKWAKKYIEYSTKYIYEWLTDKGIKFLPVVNWPERGMFQQGNSVPRWHIAWGTGFEIIKKIIKAIEKHPNSNNLSFKFRHRVNNFNKKNDQINGCSGIIESTHAPFEVKADFVIAAAGGICGGDLSLVKKYWPENERGELPQRLLNGGHKFADGIVHFAAEKAGGQLKNLKNQWHYAAGVHYPDSLRENHGLSLVPPKSAVWINAHGKRIGPSPLMGYTDTKFLVDEILKQPGKFSWQIMNFKIAKKELAVSGCDYMTSFRKKQKFNLLKELLFGNKALVKKLSNNCDDFVVADSLEELVEKMNFLEPDFKIDKSVLKSELKKYDSGILRGKNLINDDQLRRIVSYRKYRGDRIRTCNLQTILDPLAKPFIAIREFILTRKSLGGIITDLESRILTPSGKPIKSFYAIGETAGFGGGGIHGQGSLEGTFLGGCLVTAQLAANSIKKNI; this is translated from the coding sequence ATGCCCCACTTAGCTAAAAAATACACCACAGATATTGTAATTGTTGGAGGAGGCATAGCCGGCCTTGCTGCTGCATTTGAACTGCTTGATACAGGTAAAAAAATACTCATTTTAGATCGGGATAATCAGGAAAAATTGGGAGGCCTTGCAAAAGAATCTTTTGGAGGTATTCTGGCTGTTGACACTCCTCTTCAAAGAAAATCCGGAATAAAAGACTCATTTGAACTTGCCTACCAAGATTGGAAAAGATATGCTAATTTTGACTCAAATTCCCAGCTTCAAAAAAAATGGGCCAAAAAATACATAGAGTATTCAACAAAATATATTTATGAATGGCTAACAGATAAGGGAATAAAATTTCTTCCTGTTGTAAACTGGCCTGAAAGAGGAATGTTTCAACAGGGGAATTCAGTTCCAAGATGGCATATTGCCTGGGGAACAGGTTTTGAAATAATTAAAAAAATAATTAAAGCAATTGAAAAACACCCCAATTCAAACAACCTTTCATTTAAATTCAGACACAGGGTAAATAACTTTAATAAAAAAAATGATCAGATCAATGGATGCTCTGGAATTATAGAATCAACCCACGCCCCTTTTGAAGTAAAAGCTGATTTTGTTATCGCGGCAGCCGGAGGAATCTGCGGAGGTGATCTTTCCCTTGTGAAAAAATACTGGCCTGAAAATGAAAGAGGAGAACTGCCCCAAAGACTTTTAAACGGTGGACATAAATTTGCAGACGGAATAGTTCATTTTGCAGCTGAAAAAGCAGGAGGTCAGCTTAAAAACTTAAAAAACCAATGGCATTATGCTGCAGGAGTTCATTACCCGGATTCATTAAGGGAAAATCATGGACTAAGCCTTGTACCACCAAAATCAGCAGTATGGATAAATGCCCATGGAAAAAGAATAGGGCCCTCTCCTCTTATGGGTTACACCGATACAAAGTTCTTAGTTGATGAAATTTTAAAACAACCTGGAAAATTTTCATGGCAGATAATGAATTTTAAAATCGCAAAAAAAGAGCTGGCTGTTTCCGGTTGTGATTATATGACTTCATTTAGAAAAAAACAAAAATTTAATCTTTTAAAAGAACTTTTATTTGGAAATAAAGCCCTTGTGAAAAAACTTTCCAATAATTGTGATGATTTTGTTGTTGCAGATTCTCTTGAAGAACTTGTTGAAAAAATGAATTTCCTTGAACCTGATTTTAAAATTGACAAATCAGTCTTAAAATCAGAGCTTAAAAAATATGACTCAGGAATACTTAGAGGTAAAAACCTTATAAATGACGACCAGCTAAGAAGAATAGTTTCCTATAGAAAATATCGAGGCGACAGAATCAGAACCTGTAATTTGCAGACAATCCTTGACCCGCTGGCAAAGCCTTTTATTGCCATTAGAGAATTCATTCTCACAAGAAAAAGTCTTGGAGGAATTATAACAGATCTTGAAAGCAGAATTTTAACCCCTTCTGGTAAGCCTATAAAGTCTTTTTATGCAATTGGAGAAACAGCAGGATTTGGAGGCGGCGGGATTCATGGCCAGGGTTCCCTTGAAGGAACTTTTCTAGGAGGATGTCTTGTTACTGCCCAATTAGCCGCAAATTCCATAAAAAAAAATATTTAA